A region of the Arachis hypogaea cultivar Tifrunner chromosome 15, arahy.Tifrunner.gnm2.J5K5, whole genome shotgun sequence genome:
aattaaattatGTGTGTTTATTATCACGGAATAAATTATGTGGTATTGTACTTAGTAATTTTTGTGTTATTTTGCAAGAAATTGATatgttctttttaatttaaaatatatttaagtgtattttgttggttgagtgagttaaaattttggatttgtaattttttaaatttttttgtatcattcaaattttttttatgtcatttataattaaaatctgtattttttattattgttaaattaaTTGTGTGCTACTGatttaagaaaaagaagaagatgaagataattATAATAACGaatataataaaagagaaaaaagaaaataaaaaaaatgaaataaggaagagaagaagcaagaagaatagaaaaagaaagaatgaataagagaaaaaaaaaaataatgataatgataataaaaaaaagataaaacaaaaaaaagagaatatacaaaaaaaaatgttgaagAAGCACACTTACTTAAATTTGACTTGACAAGATTTGATTAAAAAAGTTGGGGGTTTAacatttctaataattttattaatctttCATCAAAATCCAAAACTCATATGTTTTAAGTTCTAAAAGGTACGATTTCTTATAACATTTTAATTAAATGAAATTACAATCATGTCGTTCTCAAATCCCGGTTTGCAACTTACAAGTTCCAATTTTCAAGTAGAAGCTTCTctctgttaaaaaaaaaaaaaaaacttagaagCTTCTTATTAGTTCTTTCTGTTTTACTTTACTTTTGTTTTTGCTTCTCAGCAAAAGAGACACCCGTACTTCTTTACCAATTCAACACACAACGAAGGCGTTCAAATCCAAAATCAACACGCGCCGGCTCACGCGCTACCCTTCACTCCCCAGGCTCCGCTAAGATGGAACAAACCACGCTGGAACAAGACCGACGACCTGATCCGAAGGATCCAACAGCTCACGCCCTGAACGGAAACGCGAAGAGCTCCGATGAGGCCACCGCAGAAAAGCCACCGGTTTCGTCGGGATCGGAATCGATGCGGTCGACGGAGGGATCTGTTGAGCACGCAGCTTCACCGGGAAGCGTCAAGAAGTCGGTGCGGTGGAGTCCTGACTTGGTGACCGAATCAACCTTCGTGTCGAGTCCCGAGGAATCTCGTTCCAATCCCtacttttcttcatcttcttcgttCAACGTCACGGGTGAGTGACTGTGCCAGCTGCTTCTAGAATTTTCGGTGCCTCTATCTCCTTGAACAATGTTTCTGAATGTTATACATGTATATTTTCAGATAAGGTGGAAACCGTTAGGAATGTGCTTGGCAGGTGGAGAAGGAAGGTGGGAGAAGCTTCCCGTAAGGCTGAGACTCTTGCCGGAAACACTTGGCAGCACTGtacgtgtgttttttttttctcctttttctttttaattcgtGTTTTGTTAGTTGTTTTTATTTCCAAGGAATAGGGTTAGTTGATTCTATAGGATGAAACATGGAATTTGAACGACCTGTTGTGAGAATTCggaaccatcatgaagaaatTTAGGTATATTGTGGAAATTTTACTCTGTTTTACATGTCACTATGGAGAACGGTAGGAACTAATATTACAGTGTTGTAGAATCAAGTATGATCATGGTAACGATTGTGAGCCTGCATCTAAAGTGAAATACTGAGGTGTTTTTACGTTCCCAGCGGTGCATTGTTGGATTAAGTTCCTCTAAAGTGAGAAAGTGAAAGTTTAATCACCCTTGAATCTAGGTAGTGGGGCTCACGATGATAAAGGTTACAAATTCAATTGTGATTAACCTCTTATTTTATCACTTTAGACTCTTTAGAGAATCTTTTTCCGCAGCTGTCATTTAAGTGTGCCATACCCATTTGCTTAGGTGGTGTTTTCTTGCTGATGTATAACTCCTACATGTTTTCCTATTTTCATGAGTGACCATAGTGTCTGTTGAGTTTTTCGGTATTAATGATCACTGTAGTTAGTGGATTGTCTGTCTCTGTTGTTTTTGTCCCTATTATCATTCTTGATGACATTGAATCTCCAGCATAACATGACTGGCCTCTTTCACTTATGTCGTGATCAGTAAAAACAAACCCAAGTTTCACTGAAGCTGCTGTGGGACGAATTGCCCAGGGAACAAAGGTACTTGCAGAAGGTGGTTACGAGAAAATTTTCCTACGTACTTTTGACACAGTTCCAGGGGAACATCTTCAAAATTCTTTTGCATGTTATCTATCCACATCAGCTGGACCAGTAATGGGAATTTTGTATATATCCACTGCAAAACTTGCTTATTGTAGTGACAATCCTCTTTCCTATAAATCCGACAACCAAACAGAATGGAGCTATTATAAGGTacctattaaataaagaaataaatatttgaaaaata
Encoded here:
- the LOC112747309 gene encoding putative GEM-like protein 3, yielding MEQTTLEQDRRPDPKDPTAHALNGNAKSSDEATAEKPPVSSGSESMRSTEGSVEHAASPGSVKKSVRWSPDLVTESTFVSSPEESRSNPYFSSSSSFNVTDKVETVRNVLGRWRRKVGEASRKAETLAGNTWQHLKTNPSFTEAAVGRIAQGTKVLAEGGYEKIFLRTFDTVPGEHLQNSFACYLSTSAGPVMGILYISTAKLAYCSDNPLSYKSDNQTEWSYYKVVIPLHQLKAVNPSASRVNPSEKYIQVISADNHEFWYMGFLNYEGAVECLQNLFEASRLQSE